From the genome of Acropora palmata chromosome 4, jaAcrPala1.3, whole genome shotgun sequence, one region includes:
- the LOC141879833 gene encoding tRNA (cytidine(32)/guanosine(34)-2'-O)-methyltransferase-like, protein MGRSSKDKRDIYYRLAKEEGWRARSAYKLLQLNDDFDLLSGVNRVVDLCAAPGSWSQVLSRKLINERPQADDEVKIVAVDLQSMAPLPGVVQIQGDITKISTAQEIISHFKGQAADLVICDGAPDVTGLHDIDEYIQGQLLLAALNITTHILKLGGNFVAKIFRGKDVDLLYCQLRIFFPTVTICKPRSSRNSSIESFVVCQHYSPPDGFSPTMLNPLLGDPSQLKSLEGVNRMIVPFMACGDLSAYDSDQTYQLNGTDQFCRSLPPTQEPINPPYKTACLLKKTSSLASDRNEDSSRMSSS, encoded by the exons ATGGGGCGCTCGTCGAAAGACAAAAGAGATATTTATTACAGACTTGCCAAAGAGGAAGGTTGGAGAGCGAGAAGTGCCTATAAGTTGTTACAACTCAACGATGATTTCGACCTTTTGAGTGGAGTAAACCGTGTTGTGGACTTGTGTGCTGCTCCTGGAAGCTGGAGTCAAGTACTGAGCAGGAAACTGATCAACGAGCGTCCACAAGCTGATGACGAAGTAAAAATCGTAGCAGTTGACTTGCAGTCCATGGCACCTCTTCCTGGCGTTGTCCAAATACAGGGAGACATCACGAAA ATCTCAACTGCTCAAGAAATTATCAGCCACTTTAAAGGACAGGCAGCAGATTTGGTCATTTGTGATGGTGCACCAGATGTGACTGGGCTTCATGATATTGATGAATACATTCAAGGACAGCTCCTATTGGCAGCATTAAATATTACCACTCATATACTCAAGTTAGGTGGTAATTTTGTGGCTAAAATATTTAGAGGAAAAGATGTAGACCTTCTTTATTGTCAACTGAGGATTTTTTTCCCAACGGTGACCATTTGTAAACCCAGAAGCAGTCGGAATTCAAGCATTGAATCTTTTGTTGTGTGTCAACATTATTCGCCACCAGATGGATTTTCACCAACCATGTTAAATCCATTACTGGGTGATCCAAGTCAATTGAAAAG CCTAGAAGGAGTAAACAGGATGATTGTCCCATTCATGGCCTGTGGAGATCTTAGTGCCTATGATTCAGATCAAACCTACCAACTTAATGGCACAGACCAGTTTTGTCGGTCACTGCCACCCACGCAAGAACCAATCAACCCTCCTTACAAAACGGCATGTCTTCTCAAGAAAACCTCCAGTTTAGCATCTGACAGGAATGAAGATTCCTCACGCATGTCAAGCAGCTGA